The following are encoded in a window of Nitrospira sp. genomic DNA:
- a CDS encoding S16 family serine protease — translation MAKLGFVLVHLGLLVGLASIGCPTPVAAQAARIVSVPTLGVRTDGLPGVINQVLIQFERIPVQHGPVLDFNEINLGGGSLVGEEWKDGVRHAVQAVARLVGEDGHDWRITLKNRAVTAVTDGRSSSGAIAVGILAAYRGDALRSDIAVSGVITPDGRLDVVGGLPSKLEAAAGGQYRSLVISRHQPYTSDWPQGEEAAARLRIALIQVRTLTEAYEAMTGGGR, via the coding sequence ATGGCGAAGCTAGGGTTCGTCCTCGTCCATCTCGGGTTGCTTGTCGGTCTTGCCTCAATAGGGTGTCCCACTCCGGTCGCCGCTCAAGCCGCACGGATTGTGTCAGTGCCCACGCTGGGCGTGCGGACCGACGGCTTGCCTGGCGTGATCAATCAGGTCTTGATTCAATTTGAGCGAATTCCTGTTCAGCACGGTCCCGTCCTTGATTTCAATGAAATCAATCTGGGCGGAGGTTCTCTGGTGGGTGAGGAGTGGAAAGACGGAGTACGCCATGCCGTGCAGGCCGTCGCCAGGCTCGTGGGAGAGGACGGACATGATTGGCGGATCACATTGAAGAACCGGGCTGTGACGGCTGTGACGGACGGCCGAAGTTCGAGCGGTGCCATTGCGGTCGGCATTCTGGCTGCCTATAGAGGCGATGCCCTGAGGTCGGATATCGCGGTATCCGGGGTGATTACGCCGGATGGGCGGCTCGACGTGGTGGGCGGCTTGCCAAGTAAGCTGGAGGCGGCTGCCGGGGGGCAATATCGATCGTTGGTGATCTCACGCCATCAACCCTATACCTCGGATTGGCCTCAAGGTGAAGAAGCGGCGGCTCGATTGCGCATCGCGCTGATTCAGGTTCGTACGTTGACTGAGGCGTACGAGGCGATGACCGGAGGCGGGCGCTAA